Within the Bombyx mori chromosome 24, ASM3026992v2 genome, the region cagcacaaacaaatatatgttaatTTTCTTGTTTGTCTGTACGAAATAGCTAGACCGATGAGAGATTTTGATGGGAGTTTAGTTGATGATTTCTGAGACACATTTTCATATtccataatgaaaaaaaaaatcaccaattattaataatatataatataaaaattaggtataatatTAGAGTGTATCTAAGTAGATGAATAGgaatgaaaaattgaaattatcaATTTGGAACTTTCTTGTTAAAGTATTGTGATGatggaccttttgtgagtccgcgcgggcagataccatcgccttgcctatttctgctgtgaagcaataatgcgtttcggtttggagggtagggcagccgttgtaactatactgagatcttagaacttatatttcaagatgggtggcgcatttacgttgtagatgtctataggctccagtaaacacttaacaccaggtgggctgtgagctcggccaccaagcaataaaaaaaaacgcgtacACACACACATCAGAGAAAAGTTGGAAAGTGCACTTGTATTGcacgaaatatataaaaatttaatcttaTGTTTCAAACCTCAAAATTAATCTTGAAGTAACTTTTCCTCCTCAGATGTAACAACGAAAAACCATTCGGACACGGAGAAAATGGTGAAAGGCGAATCCGAATTGTTGGCTCGCTTCGATCGAACCGAATTGAAGATGTTGCCAACTAGGAGGGCGCTGCGAGATCTGTGCCCCAACTACGTCAGACACTTGGAGCTGCTGAAAGGTCAGTCTTCTTACGCGCCGggtttcgggataaataaaaatttcacaaaagtacaacttaaaactgtattcaacactaaGAACACTTAAAAACTTCACaaactttttttactggtggtaggacctcttgtgagtccgcgcgggtaggtaccatcaccctgcctatttctgccgtgaggcagtaatgcgttttggtttaaagggcggggcagccattgtatctatacttgggaccttagaacttatatctcatggtgggtggcgcatttacgtcgtaaatgtctatgggcttcagtaaccacttaacaccaggtggcctgtgagctcgtccacccatctaagcaataaaaaaaacagacccAGCCCCTAGCTTAATTGAAGAAAAGGCTTATTTATGTTTTCTTGCAATTCCCTGAAATGTAATTTTCTAGGTATAGAAGTCGTACCGAGAATGGTGAGGAAGTTACTACAGGAGAACAccagattaacgaacagcaaaagAGTATACGTAACGGAGAAGGTGGCGCAGATCGTGAACTCGTCGACGCTACTGGAAAATTCCAATATGACCCCGTTCAGGAGTAGGGCCCGTAACGGCTACCCCTGTTTCTATTGCAGAAACGTATTCGAGAATCTAGAGAAACTTCGAGAACACACGGCGATGCACAAGAAAAACGAAATCGCCCGAGTCCTAAGGACATACGGCTCCGAATGTTTCCTGGTCAACGTAGACGTGACCGATTTGATGTGCACGATATGCGACAAGAAAATGTCGAACGTGAACGAATTAAAATCCCACCTCAGCAAGGTACACGAGAAGAAAATCTACACCGAATTCTCGGACAAAGTCGTGCCATACAAATTATCGCGCGATAACTTCGAGTGCCAATTCTGCGGGTGCAACTTTGAAACGTTCGGCGCTATAGAACGCCATATGAACGTGCATTTCCGGAATTACGTCTGTAAGGAGTGCGGCGCCGGTTTCGTCACGAAATACAGACTGAAAGTGCACGTGAAGGGCCACTCGGATGGGGTGTTTCCATGCGAAATGTGCGGAAAGATCTTCACTACgcaacaaaaacacaaaaaccaCGTCGACACCGTTCATAAAATGGTCAAACGTTTCAAGTGTACTCAGTGCCCGGAGAGGTTCACCGAGTACTTCAGGCGACAGAGGCACATGGTCGAAGTTCACGGCGTGGCCCCACTCCAGTACAGGTGTAACGTTTGCGATAAAATATTCGAAAGGCGATATACACTGTCGAGGCACATGAAGAGGGATCATCTAGAGGAACGCGACTTCCAGTGCGAATTGTGCTCTTACAAATGCTTTTCCAACAACGAACTGAGCATGCACATGATAAAGCACAACGGGGAGAGGATTTACGAGTGTTCGGTCTGTAAGAAGTCGTATGCGCGCAAGAAAACTTTGAGCGAACATATGCGAATCCATAATAATGACCGGAGGTTCGCGTGCGCGGTCTGCGGCCAGGCTTTTGTGCAGAAATGCAGTCTAAAAGGACACATGAAGACGCACCATCTCGAATATAATATACCTTGAGGTTGTAATTGTAATGTCACAAAACCTGTGACCGTTAGTGGCGTGGACATAGCCTAATGAAAGTGACCACTTGATTATTTGGTCGTACTCAGAGACtccataggtaggtaccacctttgTACTGATCTGTTGAGGTTAAAGTTCAACCTCATACCTCATTGCCGGTGGCAATAtccacattgtgatgtctatgtgGGCCAATATCTGTTTAACATTATGTGGCCTGTGACATCTGCATACCTGCGATCAAATTACTGAAGTTCTGTTATGTGTGAAGATATTCTAActacataaatttaattattgtaaaatctgtatttttgaaataaaagtcaCCAGTGATTTATAAGAactttgatttattgtattcCATTACAGATATgtagtatacatttttaaggTTTTACATAGTAACTGAACTCTAATGATCACTAaatctaactatactgagatctttgaacttatatctcaaggtgggtggcgcatttacgttacagatgtctatggactccagtaaccacttaaaaccagctgggctgtgagctcgtccacccatccaagcaataaaaaaaaatgtaacattcAGAATCACTTCAAATATGATGGCCATTGGAGGCAGACTCGTGATGTCCGACCATAATTAAGATATGAATTAAACCTACTATAACTTTTCTATAGACTGTAACAGATTTAAATATCAGCTGAAGCACGGGTCCAATGAATTTGTGATGCCAGTATTATAATGTTTTAGTTAGTATAGCAGTTACAGACAGACAAATATCTTAGCAATCTATGGATTCATTGTGTGGGATCATCATATTGCTGACAGAGTAATTCAGTGAACTTGCGACTAGTGTAGGCTTATAAGTAAAACTAAACATTAGAAGTTAAAAGCCATTAGGGCAACATCACCACCAACAATAGGTGCAACATCAGTGAAACAATCC harbors:
- the LOC101746246 gene encoding zinc finger protein 260 isoform X2 encodes the protein MESKRNRSNYGKCRCCLTKGYHKDIMKEYYHDGIREVYFDLFMECFNMFLSTNEKLTTLICKSCITKLRHASSFKLMAENTEKQLLDELVLRDDKNTVFVNVPVEDAILDDDLIIKAEELTEVKEEPPDSEPMETDFDTDYIDNDSDVTTKNHSDTEKMVKGESELLARFDRTELKMLPTRRALRDLCPNYVRHLELLKGIEVVPRMVRKLLQENTRLTNSKRVYVTEKVAQIVNSSTLLENSNMTPFRSRARNGYPCFYCRNVFENLEKLREHTAMHKKNEIARVLRTYGSECFLVNVDVTDLMCTICDKKMSNVNELKSHLSKVHEKKIYTEFSDKVVPYKLSRDNFECQFCGCNFETFGAIERHMNVHFRNYVCKECGAGFVTKYRLKVHVKGHSDGVFPCEMCGKIFTTQQKHKNHVDTVHKMVKRFKCTQCPERFTEYFRRQRHMVEVHGVAPLQYRCNVCDKIFERRYTLSRHMKRDHLEERDFQCELCSYKCFSNNELSMHMIKHNGERIYECSVCKKSYARKKTLSEHMRIHNNDRRFACAVCGQAFVQKCSLKGHMKTHHLEYNIP
- the LOC101746246 gene encoding zinc finger protein 260 isoform X1 → MESKRNRSNYGKCRCCLTKGYHKDIMKEYYHDGIREVYFDLFMECFNMFLSTNEKLTTLICKSCITKLRHASSFKLMAENTEKQLLDELVLRDDKNTVFVNVPVEDAILDDDLIIKAEELTEVKEEPPDSEPMETDFDTDYIDNDSDVTTKNHSDTEKMVKGESELLARFDRTELKMLPTRRALRDLCPNYVRHLELLKEVVPRMVRKLLQENTRLTNSKRVYVTEKVAQIVNSSTLLENSNMTPFRSRARNGYPCFYCRNVFENLEKLREHTAMHKKNEIARVLRTYGSECFLVNVDVTDLMCTICDKKMSNVNELKSHLSKVHEKKIYTEFSDKVVPYKLSRDNFECQFCGCNFETFGAIERHMNVHFRNYVCKECGAGFVTKYRLKVHVKGHSDGVFPCEMCGKIFTTQQKHKNHVDTVHKMVKRFKCTQCPERFTEYFRRQRHMVEVHGVAPLQYRCNVCDKIFERRYTLSRHMKRDHLEERDFQCELCSYKCFSNNELSMHMIKHNGERIYECSVCKKSYARKKTLSEHMRIHNNDRRFACAVCGQAFVQKCSLKGHMKTHHLEYNIP